A window of Panicum virgatum strain AP13 chromosome 8K, P.virgatum_v5, whole genome shotgun sequence contains these coding sequences:
- the LOC120645111 gene encoding polyol transporter 5-like, whose translation MGTTEQHHGAADVGVAAPLLPSAAVEPAPAAPPRRNMFAFVCATLASMTTILMGYNLALMSGAELFMREDLGLTDEQVEVLSGSMNLFMLASILAAGWAADALGRRGTIVLANAFLMAGALAMSLGGSYAALLAARFVTSVGVGFAVVVAPVYAAEIAPASSRGLLSSLVDIFITAGILLSYISNYALAGLPPRLGWRVMFALGVPPPLLLAAGVLAMPESPRWLAMRGRDAAARAVLERTSDTPGEAHARLEEIRRAAAAEVGGAGVWRELFVTPSPVVRRILANVLVLYSFQQASGVDAIVLYSPLVFKQAGISSDGAALAATVGVGVVKTLSVFVATFQSDRLGRRPLLLASAAGVAALLTALGITLLCAGEAKTAAGAAACVASVVAFVTAFSIGVGPLAPTYGAEILPLRLRAQGMSLGIAANRLTCGVLSMTFISLANTITMAGCFFLYASTAVAAWVFIYVRLPETKGRNLEDIGVLFAK comes from the exons ATGGGCACCACCGAGCAGCACCACGGCGCCGCCGATGTCGGCGTCGCGGCGCCGCTGCTCCCCTCGGCCGCCGTGGAGCCAGCGCCAgcggctccgccgcgccggaaCATGTTCGCCTTCGTCTGCGCCACGCTTGCCTCCATGACCACCATCCTCATGGGATACA ACCTTGCACTGATGAGCGGGGCGGAGCTGTTCATGCGCGAGGACCTGGGGCTCACCGACGAGCAGGTCGAGGTGCTGTCGGGGTCCATGAACCTCTTCATGCTGGCCTCCATCCTTGCCGCCGGCTGGGCCGCGGACGCCCTCGGCCGCCGCGGCACCATCGTGCTCGCCAACGCCTTCCTCATGGCCGGCGCGCTCGCCATGTCGCTGGGCGGCAGCTACGCCGCGCTCCTGGCCGCGCGCTTCGTCACCAGCGTCGGCGTCGGgttcgccgtcgtcgtcgcgccCGTGTACGCCGccgagatcgcgccggcgtcgtcgCGGGGGCTCCTGTCGTCCCTGGTGGATATCTTCATCACGGCCGGGATCCTCCTCAGCTACATCTCCAACTACGCCCTCGCTGGCCTGCCGCCGCGCCTCGGCTGGCGCGTCATGTTCGCCCTGggcgtcccgccgccgctgctcctcgccgccggcgtgctcgCCATGCCGGAGTCCCCCCGGTGGCTCGCCATGCGCGGGCgcgacgccgcggcgcgcgcggtgctGGAGCGCACCTCCGACACGCCCGGAGAGGCCCACGCCCGGCTCGAGGAGAtcaggcgcgccgccgcggcggaggtcggcggcgccggggtcTGGAGGGAGCTGTTCGTGACGCCGTCGCCGGTGGTGCGGCGGATCCTCGCCAACGTCCTCGTGCTCTACTCCTTCCAGCAGGCCTCCGGCGTCGACGCCATCGTGCTCTACAGCCCGCTGGTGTTCAAGCAGGCGGGCATCTCGTCCGAcggcgccgccctggccgccacCGTCGGCGTCGGGGTGGTCAAGACGCTGTCCGTCTTCGTGGCCACGTTCCAGTCGGACCggctcggccgccggccgctcctcctcgccagcgCGGCCGGCGTCGCCGCCTTGCTCACCGCGCTGGGGATCACGCTGCTGTGCGCCGGCGAGGCGAAGACGGCCGCCGGGGCAGCGGCGTGCGTGGCGTCGGTGGTGGCGTTCGTGACGGCGTTCTCGATCGGGGTCGGCCCGCTGGCGCCGACGTACGGCGCTGAGATCCTGCCGCTGCGGCTGCGCGCGCAGGGCATGAGCCTCGGCATCGCGGCGAACCGGCTCACCTGTGGCGTCCTGAGCATGACGTTCATCTCGCTCGCCAACACCATCACCATGGCCGGCTGCTTCTTCCTGTACGCcagcacggcggtggcggcgtgggtGTTCATCTACGTGCGGCTGCCGGAGACCAAAGGCCGGAACTTGGAGGACATAGGCGTTCTCTTTGCCAAGTGA